A DNA window from Acidimicrobiia bacterium contains the following coding sequences:
- a CDS encoding OB-fold domain-containing protein, producing the protein MAGILSYGAYVPYYRLSREAIAASLGTPAGSGARAVASADEDTTTMGVEAGRVALRGLGEGVSPRSVYFATADPAYLDKTNAAAIHGALGLPADCAAYDLMGSVRSGVGALRAALDASEPTLAILSDLRNGLAGGADERDGGDAAAAVVCGPGSTRTPVLAELITTASATAEFMDRWRVPGARSSAVWEERFGAHAYAPLAEQVVSDALKAADGTPDGVDHLIVTGTQSRAVGATVKGLVKSGARPESVVDDLSSTVGNAGTAQAGLLLASVLDTAEPGALIALVVLADGADALVFRTTDALVEHRSAPSVAEQIASGRDDLDYPTYLTWREALVREGPRRPDPVSPAGPPALRSEDWKFGFMGSRCTECGTRNLPPSRVCVRCRAVDHMEPEPLADVPATVATFTLDRLAPSLNPPVVAAVLDFDGGGRYQGELTDVDAAHVAIGDRVEMTFRRISSVDGVHNYFWKARPKREG; encoded by the coding sequence ATGGCGGGAATCCTGAGCTACGGGGCCTACGTGCCCTACTACCGACTCTCCCGCGAGGCGATCGCGGCGAGTCTCGGCACACCCGCCGGTTCGGGAGCCCGGGCCGTGGCCTCGGCCGACGAGGACACGACGACCATGGGAGTGGAGGCCGGCCGGGTGGCACTCCGCGGCCTGGGCGAGGGCGTCTCACCACGATCCGTCTACTTCGCCACGGCCGACCCCGCCTACCTCGACAAGACGAACGCCGCGGCGATCCACGGCGCCCTCGGGCTCCCCGCCGACTGCGCGGCCTACGACCTGATGGGTTCCGTGCGCTCGGGTGTCGGCGCACTGAGGGCGGCACTCGATGCCTCGGAGCCCACCCTCGCGATCCTGTCCGACCTGCGCAACGGCCTGGCCGGAGGCGCCGACGAGCGTGACGGCGGTGACGCCGCCGCTGCCGTGGTGTGCGGCCCGGGCTCTACCCGGACGCCGGTGCTCGCGGAACTCATCACAACGGCGTCGGCAACCGCGGAGTTCATGGACCGGTGGCGCGTGCCGGGAGCGCGCTCGTCCGCCGTGTGGGAGGAACGTTTCGGTGCCCACGCCTACGCCCCACTCGCCGAGCAGGTCGTGAGCGACGCCCTCAAGGCGGCCGACGGCACGCCCGACGGCGTCGACCACCTCATCGTGACGGGAACGCAGTCGCGGGCTGTGGGAGCGACGGTCAAGGGTCTGGTGAAGAGCGGCGCACGACCCGAGTCGGTCGTCGACGACCTGTCGAGCACCGTCGGAAACGCCGGAACCGCGCAGGCGGGCCTGCTCCTCGCCTCGGTACTCGACACGGCGGAGCCCGGCGCCCTGATCGCGCTGGTCGTCCTGGCCGACGGTGCCGATGCCCTCGTCTTCCGCACCACCGACGCGCTCGTGGAACACCGTTCGGCTCCCAGCGTCGCCGAGCAGATCGCCAGTGGCCGCGATGACCTCGACTATCCGACCTATCTCACCTGGCGCGAGGCCCTCGTGCGCGAGGGTCCTCGGCGCCCCGACCCGGTCTCACCGGCCGGGCCACCGGCTTTGCGCAGTGAGGACTGGAAGTTCGGGTTCATGGGAAGCCGTTGCACCGAGTGCGGCACCCGCAACCTTCCACCGTCGCGTGTCTGTGTACGGTGCCGGGCCGTCGACCACATGGAACCGGAGCCGCTGGCCGACGTACCCGCCACGGTCGCGACGTTCACGCTCGACCGGCTCGCACCGTCACTGAACCCACCTGTGGTCGCGGCGGTGCTCGACTTCGATGGTGGTGGCCGCTACCAGGGAGAGCTCACCGACGTCGACGCCGCCCACGTCGCCATCGGCGACCGCGTGGAGATGACGTTCCGCCGGATCTCGTCGGTCGACGGGGTCCACAACTACTTCTGGAAGGCCCGACCGAAGCGGGAAGGTTGA
- a CDS encoding inositol monophosphatase family protein, whose protein sequence is MGDAPTPDDLLALFHEVGRRIHAALAAADPARRRERTDRPTQYAVDLVADDAALDVLRGEDVRVLSEESGFSGNPDAPVTVVLDPVDGSTNCARDIPYWGTSICALDATGALVGLVVNQVTGTETTAVRDRGAWRDGEPITSSGVEEPGDALIAWNGAPAYEMDWKQFRSLGSGALALCDVAAGNVDAFIDSAPTHAPWDYLGGMLACTEAGAVVGDLAGEPLITDDPDARRHIAAAATPALYAAIAARATP, encoded by the coding sequence GTGGGCGACGCACCGACACCCGACGACCTCCTGGCCCTCTTCCACGAGGTCGGGCGCAGGATCCACGCCGCCCTCGCCGCGGCCGACCCGGCCCGACGGCGCGAGCGAACAGACCGGCCCACCCAGTACGCGGTCGACCTCGTGGCCGACGATGCCGCGCTCGACGTGCTGCGGGGAGAGGATGTGCGGGTGCTGAGTGAGGAGTCCGGGTTCAGCGGGAACCCGGACGCTCCCGTCACCGTCGTGCTCGACCCGGTCGACGGGTCCACGAACTGCGCGCGCGACATTCCCTACTGGGGCACGTCGATCTGCGCACTCGACGCAACCGGCGCGCTGGTGGGCCTCGTCGTCAACCAGGTCACCGGAACGGAAACAACGGCCGTACGCGACCGGGGGGCGTGGCGTGACGGTGAGCCGATCACGTCGTCCGGGGTCGAGGAACCCGGCGACGCGCTCATCGCCTGGAACGGTGCGCCGGCCTATGAGATGGACTGGAAGCAGTTCCGCTCACTCGGGTCGGGGGCCTTGGCCCTGTGCGACGTCGCTGCCGGCAACGTCGACGCGTTCATCGACTCGGCGCCGACCCATGCGCCGTGGGACTACCTCGGTGGCATGCTGGCGTGCACCGAGGCGGGAGCAGTCGTGGGTGACCTGGCCGGCGAGCCGCTGATCACCGACGACCCCGACGCACGGCGCCACATCGCCGCCGCGGCAACGCCGGCGCTCTACGCCGCGATCGCCGCGCGGGCGACGCCATGA
- a CDS encoding SDR family oxidoreductase: MGSLDGRIIVITGAGRGIGREHALLFASEGAKVVVNDLGGNIDGTGEDRAPAQVVVDEITEAGGEAVANTDNVADWEGGQNLINQAIDTYGDLHAVVNNAGILRDRVLVNMTEAEWDAVMAVHLKGHFVPTRFAAAYWREQSKAGKEVKANVVNTSSGAGLLNNFGQTNYAAAKSGIATFTMVAAMELANYGVRVNAIAPLARTRLTLQTPGMDSVVAAPEDAAEFDIWDPANISPIVGYLCTENLPFTGGVFHAGGSEMGLFQGWTLKDVATCPDGRWTIAGLEEAAPAIVDDDKALVSSGNSLEEFTPEFLVRHGVDLSSLG, encoded by the coding sequence ATGGGCTCACTCGACGGACGCATCATCGTCATCACCGGCGCAGGCCGCGGCATCGGCCGCGAGCACGCCCTCCTGTTCGCCTCCGAGGGCGCCAAGGTGGTCGTCAACGACCTGGGCGGGAACATCGACGGCACGGGTGAGGACCGGGCGCCGGCCCAGGTCGTCGTCGACGAGATCACCGAAGCCGGCGGCGAGGCCGTGGCGAACACCGACAACGTCGCCGACTGGGAGGGCGGCCAGAACCTCATCAACCAGGCCATCGACACATACGGCGACCTCCACGCCGTCGTCAACAACGCCGGCATCCTGCGTGACCGGGTGCTCGTGAACATGACGGAGGCCGAGTGGGACGCCGTGATGGCCGTCCACCTGAAGGGCCACTTCGTCCCCACCCGCTTCGCCGCCGCCTACTGGCGCGAGCAGAGCAAGGCCGGCAAAGAGGTGAAGGCCAACGTCGTCAACACCTCGTCGGGCGCCGGTCTGCTCAACAACTTCGGGCAGACCAACTACGCCGCCGCCAAGTCGGGTATCGCCACCTTCACCATGGTGGCAGCCATGGAGTTGGCCAACTACGGCGTGCGCGTCAACGCCATCGCCCCTCTGGCCCGCACCCGCCTCACGCTCCAGACGCCCGGGATGGACTCCGTCGTGGCGGCACCCGAAGACGCTGCGGAGTTCGACATCTGGGACCCGGCCAACATCTCACCGATCGTCGGCTATCTCTGCACCGAGAACCTCCCGTTCACGGGCGGTGTGTTCCACGCCGGGGGCAGCGAGATGGGCCTGTTCCAGGGTTGGACACTGAAGGACGTCGCCACCTGCCCCGACGGTCGCTGGACGATCGCCGGCCTCGAGGAGGCTGCGCCGGCGATCGTCGACGACGACAAGGCGCTGGTCTCGTCGGGCAACTCGCTCGAGGAGTTCACCCCCGAGTTCCTCGTGCGCCACGGCGTCGACCTGAGCTCGCTCGGCTGA
- a CDS encoding D-aminoacylase: MDADLVVTGGTVIDGTGSPPRRADIAVEGDTIDVVDPLPEPVDATDTLDAEGLVVTPGFIDVHLHTDTAALSPDPDTNGGLPSLRQGVTTEVCGNCGFSPFPIHGDAAEELGVLISTALGEGARLFRDAPSHRAALEEMGLGPNYAPLVGHGALRISAVGFDDRPATADEIATMCAELDSALAEGCFGMSTGLIYPPGMFAPTEEIVELARVVTRHELLYTTHMRNENTFVDEAIEEAFTIGRESGAPVQISHHKVTGPPNWGRSEETLRQIDDARAEGLDVAFDVYPYTASSTGLVALLPRWVLDGGFSSLDALRDASARDRIREEARAARPGAGSAVVTAPDIVVLSSVPADPALEGRRLSEIADERGVDALDVACDLLLEEPAVQVVVHQMSDTDVERILTHPLAMIGSDGAMGGGRPHPRRAGTFARVLGRYVRVEGALDLVDAVHKMSGAPAERFRMSDRGTLAPGKRADLVVFDPGAVIDGATYEDPLARPTGVSHVVVNGRVAIKDGNDTGRRPGRVLEPT; encoded by the coding sequence ATGGACGCTGACCTCGTGGTCACCGGGGGAACGGTCATCGACGGCACCGGTTCACCGCCACGCCGCGCTGACATCGCCGTGGAGGGTGACACAATCGACGTGGTCGATCCGCTCCCTGAACCCGTCGACGCCACCGACACACTCGACGCCGAGGGTCTCGTGGTCACGCCGGGGTTCATCGACGTGCACCTCCACACGGACACCGCAGCGCTCTCCCCCGACCCCGACACGAACGGTGGGCTCCCGAGCCTCCGCCAGGGCGTCACCACGGAAGTGTGCGGCAACTGTGGCTTCTCCCCGTTCCCGATCCACGGTGACGCCGCCGAGGAGCTCGGGGTCCTCATCAGCACCGCACTGGGTGAGGGTGCGCGGCTGTTCCGGGACGCGCCCTCCCACCGCGCTGCTCTCGAGGAAATGGGTCTCGGGCCGAACTACGCCCCTCTGGTCGGGCACGGCGCCTTGCGGATCAGTGCCGTGGGCTTCGACGACCGGCCGGCCACCGCCGATGAGATCGCGACCATGTGCGCGGAGCTCGACTCGGCGCTGGCCGAGGGTTGCTTCGGGATGTCCACCGGCTTGATCTACCCGCCGGGGATGTTCGCCCCCACCGAGGAGATCGTGGAGCTCGCACGTGTCGTCACCCGCCACGAGTTGCTGTACACGACCCACATGCGCAACGAGAACACGTTCGTGGACGAAGCCATCGAGGAGGCGTTCACGATCGGGCGTGAGTCGGGGGCGCCCGTGCAGATCTCGCATCACAAGGTGACCGGCCCACCCAACTGGGGTCGTAGCGAGGAGACGCTCCGCCAGATCGACGACGCCCGCGCCGAGGGACTCGACGTGGCCTTCGACGTCTACCCCTACACGGCGTCGAGCACGGGGCTCGTGGCCCTACTCCCCCGCTGGGTGCTCGACGGTGGCTTCTCGAGCCTCGACGCTCTCCGTGACGCGAGCGCCCGGGACCGGATCCGGGAGGAGGCACGCGCTGCCCGGCCGGGAGCCGGAAGCGCGGTGGTCACCGCGCCCGACATCGTCGTCCTCTCGTCCGTTCCGGCCGATCCGGCGCTCGAAGGCCGACGTCTCTCGGAGATCGCCGACGAACGCGGTGTGGATGCTCTGGACGTGGCGTGTGACCTCCTCCTCGAGGAGCCTGCGGTGCAGGTCGTCGTCCACCAGATGAGCGACACCGACGTCGAGCGGATCCTCACGCACCCCCTGGCGATGATCGGGTCCGACGGTGCCATGGGAGGCGGGCGGCCGCACCCGCGTCGTGCGGGGACATTCGCCAGGGTCCTCGGTCGGTACGTCCGCGTCGAGGGCGCCCTGGACCTGGTCGACGCCGTCCACAAGATGAGCGGAGCGCCGGCAGAGCGCTTCAGGATGTCGGATCGCGGCACGCTCGCACCGGGGAAGCGCGCCGATCTCGTCGTCTTCGATCCGGGGGCCGTCATCGACGGAGCGACCTACGAGGACCCACTCGCACGTCCGACCGGGGTGTCCCACGTCGTCGTGAACGGTCGCGTCGCCATCAAGGACGGCAACGACACAGGCCGGCGTCCGGGACGCGTCCTCGAACCGACCTGA
- a CDS encoding wax ester/triacylglycerol synthase family O-acyltransferase has protein sequence MHRASGLDTAFLYGETNAWHMHVSALMLLDPSETPDGYSFDRLRESFAERLPLAPQFSWKLHEVPLGLDNPVFVEDPDFDFDYHIRRIAVPPPGGPEQLGNLVGDLVSYKLDRDHPLWEFWVIEGLEDDRVALLAKVHHAIIDGVTGVGLFDKLFDLEPDPPRDERQPVPARPTERVPSGAELFLRGLGRTAVTPWRLLKFTPQIALQGGTLASFMRRDESPAIPFRAPRTSLNRVISPHRRFAYSSVSLDEVKKVKNTFGVKLNDVVLALCAGALRNYLDERGELPDAPLVAQVPMSLHTDGSKNSVGTQVAAMFASLATDIDDPVERLEAIYRGTQASKEMQRAMAARKIMNLSDTTPPGLLSLAARTYTASGLESSVPPVYNLIISNVPGPPVPIYVAGMKLEALWPMGPLLYGSGLNATVLSYIDTIDFGFMSCRESVPNPALIADGVPTALRQLRKAAKKVRAVEKKPEQEIDATVEMSEP, from the coding sequence ATGCACAGAGCGAGTGGCCTCGACACCGCCTTCCTCTACGGCGAGACGAACGCCTGGCACATGCACGTCTCGGCTCTGATGCTCCTCGACCCGTCGGAGACCCCCGACGGCTACAGCTTCGACCGGCTGCGCGAGTCGTTCGCCGAGCGCCTGCCCCTCGCACCGCAGTTCTCCTGGAAACTCCACGAGGTCCCGCTCGGTCTCGACAACCCGGTGTTCGTCGAGGACCCCGACTTCGACTTCGACTACCACATCCGGCGGATCGCCGTGCCGCCACCGGGAGGTCCCGAGCAGCTCGGCAACCTGGTGGGCGACCTCGTCAGCTACAAGCTCGACCGCGACCACCCGCTGTGGGAGTTCTGGGTCATCGAGGGTCTCGAAGACGATCGGGTGGCCCTTCTGGCCAAGGTCCACCACGCAATAATCGACGGCGTCACAGGTGTGGGCCTGTTCGACAAGCTCTTCGACCTCGAGCCCGATCCGCCGCGTGACGAGCGCCAACCCGTTCCGGCACGGCCGACGGAACGCGTCCCGTCGGGCGCCGAGCTCTTCCTGCGCGGTCTCGGTCGCACGGCCGTCACACCGTGGCGTCTTCTGAAGTTCACGCCGCAGATCGCCCTCCAGGGTGGAACGCTCGCGAGCTTCATGCGCCGTGACGAGTCCCCGGCGATTCCCTTCCGGGCACCGCGTACCTCGCTGAACCGCGTCATCAGCCCGCACCGACGCTTCGCATACAGCTCCGTGTCGCTCGACGAGGTGAAGAAGGTGAAGAACACCTTCGGGGTGAAGCTGAACGACGTCGTGCTGGCTCTGTGTGCCGGAGCCCTGCGCAACTATCTCGACGAACGCGGCGAGTTGCCCGACGCGCCGCTGGTCGCCCAGGTCCCGATGTCGCTGCACACCGACGGCTCGAAGAACTCGGTCGGTACCCAGGTCGCCGCGATGTTCGCGTCGCTGGCCACCGACATCGACGACCCCGTCGAGCGGCTCGAGGCCATCTACAGGGGAACGCAGGCGTCGAAGGAGATGCAGCGCGCGATGGCGGCGCGCAAGATCATGAACCTCTCCGACACGACGCCACCGGGGCTTCTGTCGCTCGCGGCCCGTACGTACACCGCGAGCGGGCTCGAGTCGTCGGTTCCACCGGTGTACAACCTCATCATCTCCAACGTCCCCGGTCCGCCGGTCCCGATCTACGTGGCCGGCATGAAGCTCGAGGCACTGTGGCCCATGGGCCCGCTGCTGTACGGCAGCGGACTCAACGCCACCGTGCTGAGCTACATCGACACCATCGACTTCGGGTTCATGTCGTGCCGGGAATCGGTACCGAACCCCGCGCTCATCGCCGACGGTGTTCCCACGGCACTCCGTCAGCTCCGCAAGGCGGCCAAGAAGGTCCGCGCCGTCGAAAAGAAGCCCGAGCAGGAGATCGACGCCACCGTCGAGATGTCCGAACCGTGA
- a CDS encoding acetyl-CoA acetyltransferase has protein sequence MGSHGIRDRVAIVGMGCTPFGEHWDKGVDDLVIDSTTEALASAGATVDDVDAYWLGTMGSGVSGLTLSRPLHLDYKPVSRLENMCATGSEAFRNACYAVASGAYDTVMAVGVEKLKDSGYSGLVMSPPPSDGTAVELTAPAMFSLLAPAYREKYGVDEDEMKEVLTHIAWKNHHNGALNPRAQFQREVSKEVICNAPLIAGQLGIFDCSGVSDGSAAAVIVRAEDAHNYTDHPIYVKALSFVAGPANGPMDPDYDYTSFEEVVRSSQDAYAQAGIEDPRAELALAEVHDCFTPTELVLMEDLGFAERGTAWKEVLAGTYDIDGDLAVNPDGGLKSFGHPIGASGLRMLFECWLQLRAEAPPERQISNGKKLGLTHNLGGAPGECVSFVSVVGAEPS, from the coding sequence ATGGGATCGCACGGAATCCGTGACCGCGTCGCCATCGTCGGTATGGGGTGCACACCCTTCGGTGAGCACTGGGACAAGGGCGTCGACGACCTCGTCATCGACTCCACGACGGAGGCACTGGCGTCGGCGGGAGCAACTGTCGACGACGTCGACGCCTACTGGCTCGGAACGATGGGCTCGGGGGTGAGCGGGCTCACGCTGTCGCGTCCTCTGCACCTCGACTACAAGCCCGTGAGCCGGCTCGAGAACATGTGTGCCACCGGCTCGGAGGCGTTCCGCAACGCCTGCTACGCCGTGGCGTCGGGCGCCTACGACACCGTCATGGCGGTCGGCGTCGAGAAGCTGAAGGACTCGGGGTACTCCGGGCTCGTGATGTCACCACCCCCGAGCGACGGCACCGCCGTGGAACTGACGGCACCGGCGATGTTCAGCCTCCTGGCACCGGCCTACCGGGAGAAGTACGGGGTCGACGAGGACGAGATGAAGGAGGTTCTCACGCACATCGCGTGGAAGAACCACCACAACGGCGCGCTCAACCCGCGTGCGCAGTTCCAGCGGGAGGTGTCGAAGGAGGTCATCTGCAACGCACCACTCATCGCCGGCCAGCTGGGGATCTTCGACTGCTCCGGCGTGAGCGACGGGTCGGCGGCTGCGGTGATCGTGCGGGCCGAGGACGCCCACAACTACACCGACCACCCGATCTACGTGAAGGCGCTGTCATTCGTGGCCGGGCCGGCCAACGGGCCCATGGACCCCGACTACGACTACACCTCCTTCGAGGAGGTCGTTCGCTCCTCGCAGGACGCCTACGCCCAGGCCGGTATCGAGGACCCGCGAGCCGAGCTCGCCCTCGCCGAGGTCCACGACTGCTTCACACCCACCGAGCTCGTCCTCATGGAGGATCTCGGGTTCGCCGAGCGCGGCACCGCCTGGAAGGAGGTGCTCGCGGGCACGTATGACATCGACGGTGACCTCGCGGTCAACCCCGACGGGGGCCTGAAGAGCTTCGGCCACCCCATCGGGGCGTCCGGCCTGCGGATGCTCTTCGAGTGCTGGCTCCAACTCCGCGCCGAAGCGCCACCGGAGCGCCAGATCAGCAACGGCAAGAAGCTCGGCCTCACACACAACCTCGGTGGCGCCCCCGGCGAGTGCGTCAGTTTCGTCTCGGTCGTCGGCGCCGAGCCCTCTTAG
- a CDS encoding M28 family peptidase has protein sequence MQETRQQARQASSRARAPWTAAAVWAAIVAVSVLVVVDFRAPDPAPSDAPADTFSAERAWDDLVEITQAPHPAGTLENARVRDHLAGTLDDLGFDVKIQQAALDDVPVVNNIAARLEGSCGTDEAVMLVTHYDSSPAGPGAGDVASSTAALIEVARALIDGEPVCNDVIVLLTDGEESDLVGARAFEDGDPWTDDAGFIANFDARGGTGPLLLGEWSEFSPALVREVSSVVDRMPGASSLANEGPSRIDTHTTDFEIWREMGIPGVNGVNVGDSVYYHTPLDTPEVVSKSTVQHNGEVALALARHFGNEDLDNLPDAGTGVWIALTSTWLVAYGATVGALLGVAVLALVAAVVWAARRHGVRWKRIGVGALALPVAALGTFALTTLLLACVRWLHPGADVHLYAILPHNADLPDPEAYYWAFAAAGAALSATVLTVWRRWTSAVELAAGGVLVIGTLGVLTTFGALPISYVFVLPALGSLAGVVIWLRMLHARLDGVAVAATLALTAVPALLVYMGFLRFSSSARLGLSALFVPMVAFLLVLLVPHVELVERVRRRLAPAALGGVALLLFVVAAVTTRADPEATRPERLEQVVGETVTGAVPIDGDGGNGVWQVDAVETGTGDECLVASVDDDLTGNVGWCPIPARWAPVLDFQWGRTPSAGWSLAAGIRAARYDPDYDDEDNDLTSSTVLFGGVTHPEPTTVVVTADGVDHNATTHPVVIEGVRTWAIELPAGSTAVDGIEVVDEAGTTIASVPGFSVAPDDDT, from the coding sequence GTGCAGGAGACTCGTCAGCAGGCACGGCAGGCATCGTCGCGGGCGCGCGCTCCGTGGACGGCGGCGGCCGTGTGGGCTGCCATCGTGGCCGTGTCGGTGCTCGTCGTCGTCGACTTCCGGGCGCCCGACCCTGCACCGTCGGACGCCCCGGCCGACACGTTCTCGGCGGAGCGCGCCTGGGACGACCTCGTCGAGATCACACAGGCCCCCCACCCCGCCGGGACGCTCGAGAACGCCCGCGTGCGGGACCACCTCGCCGGGACCCTCGACGACCTCGGGTTCGACGTGAAGATCCAGCAGGCCGCTCTCGACGACGTCCCGGTCGTCAACAACATCGCGGCACGTCTCGAGGGCTCGTGCGGCACCGACGAAGCCGTGATGCTCGTCACCCACTACGACAGTTCTCCCGCAGGCCCGGGCGCGGGCGACGTGGCGAGCAGCACGGCCGCGCTGATCGAGGTGGCGCGCGCACTCATCGACGGTGAGCCGGTCTGCAACGACGTCATCGTTCTCCTGACCGACGGCGAGGAAAGCGACCTCGTGGGTGCCCGCGCCTTCGAGGACGGAGACCCGTGGACAGACGACGCCGGATTCATCGCCAATTTCGACGCACGGGGCGGAACCGGGCCGCTCCTCCTCGGCGAGTGGAGCGAGTTCAGCCCGGCGCTCGTCCGGGAAGTATCGAGCGTGGTCGACCGGATGCCGGGCGCGAGCTCGCTCGCGAACGAAGGCCCGAGCCGAATCGACACGCACACGACCGACTTCGAGATCTGGCGCGAGATGGGGATACCGGGTGTGAACGGCGTCAACGTCGGTGACTCCGTCTACTACCACACGCCCCTCGACACTCCCGAGGTCGTCAGCAAGTCGACGGTGCAACACAACGGAGAGGTGGCACTCGCGCTGGCTCGCCACTTCGGCAACGAGGACCTGGACAACCTCCCCGACGCGGGAACCGGCGTCTGGATCGCGCTCACGTCAACCTGGCTCGTCGCCTACGGCGCGACGGTGGGCGCTCTACTGGGTGTAGCGGTTCTCGCCCTCGTGGCGGCCGTCGTGTGGGCGGCGCGCCGGCACGGAGTGCGCTGGAAACGGATCGGCGTCGGCGCACTGGCGCTCCCCGTGGCGGCCCTGGGTACGTTCGCTCTCACGACGTTGCTCCTCGCGTGCGTGCGGTGGCTCCACCCCGGCGCCGACGTCCACCTCTACGCGATCCTGCCCCACAACGCCGACCTCCCCGACCCCGAGGCGTACTACTGGGCCTTCGCGGCAGCCGGCGCGGCGCTGTCGGCCACCGTCCTCACCGTCTGGCGCCGCTGGACATCCGCGGTGGAGCTCGCGGCCGGGGGCGTCCTCGTGATCGGAACCCTCGGGGTGCTCACGACCTTCGGCGCGCTCCCGATCAGCTACGTCTTCGTGCTGCCGGCGCTCGGCAGCCTGGCAGGCGTCGTGATCTGGCTGCGGATGCTCCACGCTCGCCTCGACGGCGTGGCCGTCGCCGCCACGCTCGCCCTCACCGCCGTTCCCGCTCTTCTCGTCTACATGGGGTTCCTCCGCTTCTCGTCGTCGGCTCGCCTGGGCCTGTCGGCGTTGTTCGTTCCGATGGTGGCCTTCCTCTTGGTCTTGCTCGTTCCCCACGTCGAGCTCGTGGAGCGCGTCCGGCGCCGGCTGGCCCCGGCGGCCCTCGGTGGCGTGGCACTGCTCCTCTTCGTCGTCGCCGCCGTTACGACCCGTGCTGATCCCGAAGCGACGCGGCCCGAGCGCCTGGAGCAGGTCGTGGGCGAAACCGTCACAGGCGCGGTTCCGATCGATGGTGACGGCGGCAACGGCGTATGGCAGGTCGATGCGGTCGAGACCGGCACCGGCGACGAGTGCCTGGTGGCATCGGTCGATGACGACCTGACCGGCAACGTCGGTTGGTGCCCGATCCCGGCACGGTGGGCTCCGGTGCTCGACTTCCAGTGGGGGCGCACGCCGTCGGCCGGGTGGAGCCTGGCCGCCGGGATCCGGGCCGCCCGGTACGACCCCGACTACGACGACGAAGACAACGACCTCACGTCGAGCACCGTGCTCTTCGGCGGCGTGACACATCCCGAGCCGACCACCGTCGTCGTGACCGCAGACGGAGTCGACCACAACGCCACGACACACCCGGTCGTCATCGAGGGCGTTCGGACCTGGGCGATCGAGCTCCCCGCCGGATCGACAGCCGTCGACGGAATCGAGGTCGTCGACGAAGCCGGCACGACGATCGCCTCGGTTCCCGGCTTCAGCGTGGCCCCCGACGACGACACATGA
- a CDS encoding inositol monophosphatase family protein, protein MTSAGGGLDLDSLADAAEQAARAGGEVVLDGFGSARGVREKSPGDWVSDVDTTSEEAVRRSLALSHPDIPFFGEEGGGEQGPVGWYVDPLDGTANFLHGFPMVGVSVALVVDGRPVVGVIHSPMLGDLYRATDGGGAFRNGVPLAVSDRDVGSAICATGFPFRRNDLLDDYLPVLDAALRRFEDLRRAGAASMDLAYVASGTFDGYFELALGTWDVAAGAVLVREAGGVVTDWSGDPDAWLHSGDIVAAPPPVHGSLLELTSGVGSRR, encoded by the coding sequence ATGACGTCGGCGGGCGGAGGGCTCGACCTCGATTCGCTGGCTGACGCCGCCGAGCAGGCTGCCCGCGCCGGAGGTGAGGTCGTGCTCGACGGCTTCGGGAGTGCGAGGGGTGTTCGCGAGAAGTCACCCGGCGACTGGGTCAGCGATGTCGACACGACCAGCGAGGAGGCCGTTCGCCGGTCGCTGGCACTGTCCCACCCCGACATCCCCTTCTTCGGCGAGGAGGGCGGTGGCGAACAGGGGCCGGTGGGCTGGTACGTCGACCCGCTCGACGGCACCGCCAACTTCCTGCACGGATTTCCGATGGTCGGCGTGTCGGTCGCTCTCGTTGTCGACGGCCGCCCCGTGGTCGGGGTGATCCACTCCCCGATGCTCGGCGACCTCTACCGGGCCACCGACGGCGGAGGCGCGTTCCGCAACGGCGTGCCGCTCGCCGTCTCGGACCGCGACGTGGGGAGCGCCATCTGTGCCACGGGCTTTCCATTCCGCCGCAACGACCTCCTCGACGACTACCTCCCCGTGCTCGACGCCGCACTGCGCCGCTTCGAGGACCTCCGACGCGCCGGCGCGGCCAGCATGGACCTGGCGTACGTGGCCTCGGGGACCTTCGACGGCTACTTCGAGCTGGCCCTGGGCACGTGGGACGTCGCCGCCGGCGCTGTGCTCGTCCGGGAGGCCGGGGGAGTCGTCACCGACTGGTCGGGTGATCCCGACGCCTGGCTGCACTCGGGCGACATCGTCGCTGCTCCGCCGCCGGTTCACGGGTCGCTGCTCGAGTTGACCTCGGGTGTGGGCAGCCGCCGCTGA